The Dioscorea cayenensis subsp. rotundata cultivar TDr96_F1 chromosome 8, TDr96_F1_v2_PseudoChromosome.rev07_lg8_w22 25.fasta, whole genome shotgun sequence genome segment AATTCTAAATTATTGGACTTTTAGCGAAGTTTTTGTGCTCGTACTGCTGTTGTTCTTGATGGTTCTTTATATGTACCATTAGTGATTTAGAGTTTCTACTTTTGTGGTTATGTTTTGAGTGATGGCATGATAGATAAGGGAAGTTGTAGGCTTAATTGACCTGGATTTTCAGGAAAACAACCAGCGTTGTtaatgtgtgtttttgtgtgtgtgtgtgtgtgtgtgttttccaGCTAATTTTGAGTATTTTCTTTGCCTTTTCAGTATACTTTTGAACAATGTTAATCTGTACAATGTAATGgttgtgtttctttttattatttatctgaATGACCGAAAGTGTAATGATTGATGCCTTGCATGTGCTTTGTAGAATAAAGACAAGATTCATGATTAGACATCaaaaaaggaaattttttttttccttaatgtgtttgattggatgaagaaattaaatttgatgAACGTGTGAAGCAGTTGAATccctttgattaattttttatcttttcagtTCATGCCATATATTTTTCTGAAAACCAAAAACACTGCCAATATCTCTCTGCTGTTTGTGCATTTAGAATCTTGGActgaattcttttgtttgtttactttAAATTTCAAGGCTTTGGAAAGGAGTAGAGCTCGCATGGAAGCAGCTGCAGCTGAGAGGAGGAGGCTTGGTATTGGGACTGAATCATCACCAAGGCTCTTACTCTCCCCAAGCCCTTTGCCTCCAGTATCCAGTCCTTCTGGTCAGACACCATCCACTCCACACCCAGCTTCTAATATTTCTGATTCTACTGCAACTACTAATACAACAGTCCTAGTTACCACAACTCCACCCCCAGCTGATCAATCACTTGAGACCTTATCCCCTCCCCTGTCAGTGAAGCCCTCTGCTAAAACTCTGAATCCAATTGAAGCTGAAGAGAAGCTATGCAGGTCAATTGATGTGATTGAAAAGTCAGTGCTGAAGAACCTGAAGAAGACCAAAGAGCAAAACACTAGGAGGACAACCACTGCACGGAGGAACATTCTTCTGTCAATGCGCTGATTACTGAAACATTTCGTTTCAGCTGTGAAATTCTGGTTTAAAGACAGACACTCTTGTGGACCCACTGAATGAGCTCAATTCAGTTGAAGCTCACTGCTACTCTTTTTTTGCTGTCATCTCCTGCTTGGGGCTTAGTAGGGTTATGTAATTTGACTTCTGTAGTTCTGTGTACATATGCCATTGCTACGAGTGGCTAGAGAGACTTTggggtttctctatggttttGGGAGATTAGAAGGGGTTAAGGTGCTGTGCGTGTCTACCCTAACGTACAATTCTTGTTGGCcatgaaattgtttgttgtCTCAAGAGATTTTTAGAGTGACTCTTTTTGAGTCCATAAGCTGTAACTTCGACATAGTGCACTGAAGCAGTGCTTAGTTTACGTAGTCTTAAGAAATGCATTTATTGCTTAAAGTCTAAttgtctgtgtgtgtgttttttttattatggtcTCAGTTATTTGTTATTGTGCGTGTATTCTGGTTGCTTGGaaatttatttgtctttttgttttattgtcttTAGTATATCAGTTATTTGTTAACGTGTACCTACCtggaaattgtttttaatttggaaaTTTATTGCTTATATTTTCTACCTTGTTTTTTCTTCAAGTTTAGCTTGGCATTTTTAAATATCCATCTAATAACTGGGGTTATGCACCTTTTTATAGGCTATCTAGTAATGATTTGTTAATTCTCTATTTGTGTAtagttttgcttttttttattggattagtggtgaattaattttatgtgttttatatccgtttgtcatttttttttttgttttgttttttttgttttttttgttttttatcaaatttatacGTGCATTCTAGTTGTTATCATGCGTAAAAGGTTGCAACCAATCATGCATTTATATACTACTTATTATAgtcttgaatttaaaaaattttgatctaTCGCAGCCAAAGGTTAGTTTTAACTAATATGAATTCTTCCCATGTTGTTTGATTAATgacgaaaaaaaataaaataattaagctCAAAGTGTTATTTCATaaagtttcttttatttattttttaaatctacattttcttattttatgatttttcacCTAAAGAGTTTTCACTTACTCAACTCTACCAATATTGTTGGATctaaacttgaataaaaagatatgaaagTCACTATATTAGGCAGCGGCCAACTAGtgcttaaaattttattagaacATAATGAACATGATTTTAATCAACATACAAATGTTTTGTATGGCCCTTGACAGTATAACAATTTGTTTATCTCATGgactatattaatataaaaatatttaagatcaACCAAAATATACAAGAACATACTAATGTAGTTTAACTACCTTTAGTGCTAGTACAAGGGTCGAGCTTGTCCCATTGCACCCTGGTACAAAACCCATTATCACCTAAAAAGGCATGCTCACCTTTCTTGGGCAATGCCTTCGGCAGGGCACAAGGTGACGTGTTAGCTGGAGGATCTAACATGAGTTTCATGTGATCACAATGTGGAACTATTTGCATTGATGTGACCTATGTGCAGGCTATTGACCCTTAGGCATTTGtagctttggtgaacctaaatcAGGTCTTATCATTTAACTTTGGTGCAAAAAGTATGTTGGATGGTTCACCATAGGAGAAGAAGCCCTTCATATCCTTGGGCTAATGATATCCTTTTAACACAACTTCATTCGTGCCAAGTTCTAGCTTTAAAAAGCAATGCTTATTGGGCTTCTAACCACCATGTGTGAATGCCTCCATCATAATTACCACATCTTAGAGTGCCTTTATCTCCTTATGTGCTAATGATGCTTTTGCTCCAATTACATTAGTGTCAATTGCCCTTTCCCATCCTAGGACCTGTAGTCACCTAGCATATGGCATAAGCATCTCAGCATTAGGAAGTGATCTTCAAAGAGCAAATGTTGATCACTGGCCTACAACCCCTCGAACTCTCCAAATATTTTGGTGTAACCTAGTGCATCATCTATATTTGCACATACTTGTCTTTCACTTTCACATTTATTAGCAAAGGACATCACCAAGTCAAAGGAGAATTGAAGAAGTTATCCATCATCATGGTCATCTCGAGGTAGACTGGCATAAGATATTGACTATTGAGTCTCTAATTGTAAACTTGATACAAATTGGTAATATCATGGTGTTCAGGGATAACAAATTCATTATCTTCTTCCTTTTGAAGAAGCCGTGTGCTTCAGTGAGAGGAGAGCTCCTCTTTACTCAATAACAAGTATGGCCCATACATGTTAAGTCTCGTGTGGTAGTTATTGGAGGTTCAGCTCTTGGGAGTGACACTAGTTAGATCTTATTGCTAGATAATTATCATCTACCACTCCACTGTTGGAATTGAGTGACTATTATGGAGATGCTTAAGCCAATAGGCAAATTAATCTTCGTTTAAAACAATGACAGAATCTCT includes the following:
- the LOC120266620 gene encoding protein GIGAS CELL1, producing the protein MPELKEWMVRVGKVEDGVWMRRGASPRSPMVIAVDNKENLPPWRSARRRRSPLPAWYPRTPLRDITVIVRALERSRARMEAAAAERRRLGIGTESSPRLLLSPSPLPPVSSPSGQTPSTPHPASNISDSTATTNTTVLVTTTPPPADQSLETLSPPLSVKPSAKTLNPIEAEEKLCRSIDVIEKSVLKNLKKTKEQNTRRTTTARRNILLSMR